The stretch of DNA GGCTTCTTCGTCGCCATCGGCCTCCTGGTGGGCGCCAGCACCTATCTGAGCCTGCTGTCGGTGCGCTACATCGATCCGGGCACGGCTTCCTTGCTCAGCCGCATCTCGGTGATCTTCGGTCTCGGCTTCGGCGTGCTGTGGCTCCGCGAACGCCTCGGGCGGATCAAGGCCCTCGGCGCGGCCGTCGCGGTGGCCGGCGTCGTCGTGGTGGCGTTCCGGCCGGGCGACTATCTCCGCCTGGGCGCGCTCATCTCGCTCGTGAGCACGTTCATGTACGCGCTCCACGCGGCGCTGGTGAAGCGGTTCGGCGGCGAGATGCCCTTCGTGACTTTCTTCCTGTACCGCCTGCTGGCTTCGACGGCGATGCTGGGCCTGATCGCCGTGGCGTCGGGTCATCTCGGGTCGGTCCCCGGCCCCGCCGGCCTCGCGCTGCTCGCGCTCACTGCCACGGTGGACACGGTGATCAGCCGCGGGCTCTACTACCTCGCGCTGAGGCGTCTCGACATGAGCCTGCACACCATCATCCTGACCCTCAGCCCGGTGGTGACCATGCTGTGGTCCTTCGGCCTGTTCGGCAGCGTGCCGTCGCCGCGCGAGGTGCTGGGGGGCCTGCTCGTGCTGGCCGGGGTGCTCGTGGTGACGACGAGCCGCGCGGGACGACCAGCGTAGTCCGGACGGCCCGAGGGGGGGGCGCCGGGACGCTGCCGGGGTGCTGGGCGTGAGGCTGAGGCGCGGGCGAACGCGCCGGCGGACCGGCGCTCCGTTACTTCCTCGTCCGTCGGCGCGACTTCTTCACGCGAAGGCGAGCCTTCCGCGTCCGCGACGCGGTCTCTTTCGTGCGTCGAGCGAGGAGCGTCTTGACCTCGCGCTTGCCCACCTTCCGGAGTGCCACGAGGGCTGCCCGGTTCTGCCCGTTGGGAGTCGATTCTCCCGCCTCCCAGTGCGCCACGGCCGGCGCGCTCACCCCGACCAGCCGCGCCAGAGCCATCCGGCTGAGCCCGAGGCGCTTCCTCAGGCTCTGGACGAGTCGGGGCGACAGCCGGGCGGCCTTCGCTGCCTCCCCCGACACCGGCGGGAGAAGCGGTGCGGCCTCCATCAGTCGCTCCCAGCCCACGGCCAGCCGACGCAGAGCCGTGAGCGCGCTGTGGAGTTGCGCCACCTTTCGCCGGAGCCGAAAGACCTCTCGCCGGAGCGGCAGGACCACCGGGCGCACTTGCCGCCGGGCACCCCGGGCGATTGCTTCCCTGATCGCGGTCTCGATGTTGGCCACGCGGTTGCCTCCTCTTCTCCTCTTCGCACATGGATCCCCGGAACGACGAAGGGGCTGCGACGGAGGCCGTAACCTCTTCTCTCTGCATGCATGCGGGGTGAGCCTGGATTGTACAACGTGAACGGGCGACTCTGCTCCCGAACGGGGGACGGGCGCCTGAGCAAGAGTCCGATGACGACCCTGCTCCGTGACTCCGAGCGTTGAACGTCAACGGCGAGTATCATTCAGGGGCTGAGAGGCGCCGGTACTCTCCGGGATCTCTCGACGGCTGCTCACCGAACGAAGAACGAAGAAGGACGTACGATGAGAGCATTCGAGCCGCTCGGCATCGACCACATCGTCCTGCGCGTGAGCGACCAGGAGGCCTCGCAGCGGTTCTACGTGGAGGTCCTGGGGTGCACGCTAGCTTACAAGCTGCGAATGAAAACAATCAGTTGTATATGGCCGTCAGAGAGGAGCCCCAGATGGGTGTAAAGCAGGCTGACACCCTGAACGGCTTCTCGAGGTGTCCCTCAGGTTTGAGAATGCCTGAAGCATCGGGCTTGTCAGTGACCGCCTGAAAGCCCACGCCATCGCCGGCGGGCGGCGAGCATCCGCCGCCCGCCGGTCCGCCATTCACTCCTCGGTGACCCGCGCCTTGACTGCTTCGACCAGCTCGGGCGTCACGGCGAGCCCGTGGCTTTCCACCGCGTGCTTGCCCGCCTGCTGGAGGATGTCGTCCACCGTCCGCCCGCGGGCGACGAACTGGCAGGACGTACCCGACACATCCGCGCAGCGCAGGACCTTCTCCATCTCGACCTTCTTCATGGCATCTCCTCCTCCGGCCATCCATGGCCGCCTTGGGAATGGCGCCTCCCTCGGAAAGGCTACGATCGCGCGTTCGCCCGCGGCGGTACGAAATCCGCACCAGTCTGCGCCGCCCGCCGGGGTATCGTTGGTGTATGAAGGGCTACGGTCAATTCTGCTCCGTGGCACGGGCGCTCGATCTGCTCGGTCAACGGTGGACGTTGCTCATCGTACGTGAGCTCCTGTGCGGAAGCCGTCGCTTCGGGGAGGTGCAGCGCGGCATTCCGCGCATCTCGCGGACGATGCTCTCGGCGCGTCTCCGTGAGCTGCTCGACGCTGGGGTGATCGAGCGCCCGGACGGCAGCCGCGGGCCCGAGCACCGAATGACGGCAGCCGGTATGGAGCTCGCGGCCGTCGTCCGTGAGCTGGGCACGTGGGGCCAGCGGTGGCTGCCCCGCGAGCTCCACACGAGCGAGCTGGACGTGGACGCACTCGTCTGGGACATCCATCGCCGCGTACGCAGGGAGACGCTTCCGGAGAAGCCGCTCGTCGTCCGGATCGAGCTGTCGGACGTGCGCGGCGCCGCGAGTCGTCGCTATCTGCTGCTCCGGCGCAGCGAGGTGTCGCTCTGCACCGCCAACCCTGGATTTCCGGAGGAGCTCTGCCTCCGCGTGGACCGCCGAACCCTGATCGGATGGTGGCGCGGTGATCTGACGCTCCCGCAGGCGCGCGCGGCAGGGTTGATCCTCGAGGGTCCACGCGAATGGGTGCGCGCCTTTCCGAGGTGGTTCGAGCGCTACCTGTTCGCCGCGGTTGCCCCGTTCTCCAAGCCGAGCGCTGCCCGGAAGCACGCGCGGATGGCGCGGCCGGGCGAGCAGGTACGCCGAAGACAGGAGGCATCGTGACTCAGCCAGTGACGATGAGGATCTTCTCCGACTACGTCTGACCCTGGTGCTACCTCAGTACCGTGCGTATTGAGCGGCTCAAGGCAGAGCACAACGTGAAGGTCGAGTGGGTGCATTTCCCGCTGCACCCGGACACCCCGGCGGAGGGCCGCGCGCTGGCCGATCTGTTCGCGGGGCGCCACCTGGACCGGAAA from Candidatus Rokuibacteriota bacterium encodes:
- a CDS encoding DUF1059 domain-containing protein, with product MEKVLRCADVSGTSCQFVARGRTVDDILQQAGKHAVESHGLAVTPELVEAVKARVTEE
- a CDS encoding helix-turn-helix domain-containing protein, whose product is MANIETAIREAIARGARRQVRPVVLPLRREVFRLRRKVAQLHSALTALRRLAVGWERLMEAAPLLPPVSGEAAKAARLSPRLVQSLRKRLGLSRMALARLVGVSAPAVAHWEAGESTPNGQNRAALVALRKVGKREVKTLLARRTKETASRTRKARLRVKKSRRRTRK
- a CDS encoding helix-turn-helix transcriptional regulator codes for the protein MKGYGQFCSVARALDLLGQRWTLLIVRELLCGSRRFGEVQRGIPRISRTMLSARLRELLDAGVIERPDGSRGPEHRMTAAGMELAAVVRELGTWGQRWLPRELHTSELDVDALVWDIHRRVRRETLPEKPLVVRIELSDVRGAASRRYLLLRRSEVSLCTANPGFPEELCLRVDRRTLIGWWRGDLTLPQARAAGLILEGPREWVRAFPRWFERYLFAAVAPFSKPSAARKHARMARPGEQVRRRQEAS
- a CDS encoding VOC family protein — protein: MRAFEPLGIDHIVLRVSDQEASQRFYVEVLGCTLAYKLRMKTISCIWPSERSPRWV
- a CDS encoding DMT family transporter, giving the protein MDSPWLLVPTLLLVDSLHFVFARLLLPHVPPEVSGVYIMALSTLEVALCTRGRWRLDLLRRHLGFFVAIGLLVGASTYLSLLSVRYIDPGTASLLSRISVIFGLGFGVLWLRERLGRIKALGAAVAVAGVVVVAFRPGDYLRLGALISLVSTFMYALHAALVKRFGGEMPFVTFFLYRLLASTAMLGLIAVASGHLGSVPGPAGLALLALTATVDTVISRGLYYLALRRLDMSLHTIILTLSPVVTMLWSFGLFGSVPSPREVLGGLLVLAGVLVVTTSRAGRPA